Proteins from a genomic interval of Stenotrophomonas maltophilia R551-3:
- the rarD gene encoding EamA family transporter RarD, with product MSMDEKEQRRGLLVTASTFVIWGLVPVYWHLLNEVPSFQIIAHRIIWSTVMVLGWLLLSSKLGWWQKIAAQPRALSILLVSSLTIAFNWGLYIWAINAGHVIETSLGYFINPLVNVLLGVLVLKERLRRLQWVAVAMAAIGVAWLTIDAGTPPWIALGLACSFGLYGLLRKLVSVDPVAGLGVESLYLFLPALAFAIWAENGHGGAFFHGWGWRNDLLLIFGGAITAVPLIGFAYGVKRIPLSLVGILQYIAPSLQLLLGVFFFHEAFDTAKAIGFAAIWAGLILFVGDNIRTMRAKR from the coding sequence ATGAGCATGGACGAGAAAGAACAACGCCGCGGCCTGCTGGTCACCGCCTCCACCTTCGTGATCTGGGGGCTGGTGCCGGTGTACTGGCACCTGCTCAACGAGGTGCCCTCGTTCCAGATCATCGCCCACCGCATCATCTGGAGCACGGTGATGGTGCTGGGCTGGCTGCTGCTCAGTTCGAAGCTGGGCTGGTGGCAGAAGATCGCCGCGCAGCCGCGCGCGCTGTCGATCCTGCTGGTTTCGAGCCTGACCATCGCCTTCAACTGGGGCCTTTACATCTGGGCCATCAACGCCGGCCACGTCATCGAGACCAGCCTGGGCTACTTCATCAATCCGCTGGTGAACGTGCTGCTGGGCGTGCTGGTGCTGAAGGAGCGCCTGCGCCGGCTGCAGTGGGTGGCGGTGGCGATGGCGGCCATCGGCGTGGCCTGGCTGACCATCGATGCCGGGACGCCGCCGTGGATCGCGCTGGGCCTGGCCTGCTCGTTCGGCCTGTATGGCCTGCTGCGCAAACTGGTCTCGGTCGATCCGGTGGCCGGCTTGGGCGTGGAAAGCCTGTACCTGTTCCTGCCGGCGCTGGCGTTTGCGATCTGGGCCGAGAACGGCCACGGCGGGGCGTTCTTCCATGGCTGGGGCTGGCGCAACGACCTGCTGCTGATCTTTGGTGGTGCGATCACCGCAGTACCGCTGATCGGCTTCGCCTACGGCGTCAAGCGCATTCCGCTGTCGCTGGTCGGCATCCTGCAGTACATCGCGCCGAGCCTGCAGCTGCTGCTGGGCGTGTTCTTCTTCCACGAAGCGTTCGACACCGCCAAGGCGATCGGCTTTGCCGCGATCTGGGCTGGCCTGATCCTGTTTGTCGGCGACAACATCCGCACGATGCGCGCCAAGCGGTAG